From a region of the Cucumis sativus cultivar 9930 chromosome 6, Cucumber_9930_V3, whole genome shotgun sequence genome:
- the LOC105435834 gene encoding uncharacterized protein LOC105435834 isoform X2, protein MESDISLIEVAGEDDSLLQQIPQDDLLNLERKMEGSTAGNSGFFLCSPLLTGRSNATIAGSSTASSADYTDKENINANNIEGPKLNIMPQQMKKKKKAGGYNLRKSLAWNKAFFTEEGVLDSVELSMITGSTSTSCVEALGAIDEEIPAESSGGCYKDLSLKDKLFKDMSISTPSAGRKNGRCLMPKRGSSTKDNVKLKEPSAKDVNWSGSKRGSCPRPAASSSVKRPIISTATKIVNKEERIPRIPVPKRDPIPTTISRAPRNAASIRASDAKSNPVAQRVNQVAQRAGSIPKMTTCKGPSINAKRALNKDVNASKSLKAKSSIEQPRRKLANPVLKVNPLRLQYGSTDSNEGLKAVTNSLISKPLSLNDDGTKKVSASITQNAASDGRSMLNQTQMPKPSGLRMPSPSMGFFGQKKVSSFQSVPPDTSELHSISKSSIPNVRLAGHSNPICQLATLVPRNVTKANDGEASEETNVVSCLGSGSSLEPVSHDKAKSALKVANIHSGKMNVSGASTMNEVLSIHGLENPVLEHLGDVTRIHDEIQDQLDECQSHRVPFNFGDSTKSHLDETNDLCLQGMRKALDDPLSGVQNCYDQSSEQVELTNSSNFKIERTSPDHERLGIGTSNSLKRSRSSIEFDRGGFGDVSNDSNGQERCSFEQDEAFETHKVRVLRTRKAEASDLDRCISNECNNTMQSTSVLCNSDSMHIDDEITTATMSSSKASQGNSCSLASQNDYTSCENKHFTRENNDVSECQPDGENDCSSIPHSTGDACLDNDQVNRNCKSRTDEMADIGSDMQQNNTSLEVGRNQNDHGGVEIACYAEAAETVPISRDLRPSDNENQLYEAHICIEPENVQYEDKQNFPVLSSVIDFDQLPGFSALQNCCIDQVEDSPKNNQGYCSIDDLLHRSSCEENNKEIIIDSVIDCSESSDVYPPECPSNCDPIASPKDNCSAHEEIRETRKGDNILGSLEIDASLRSSSCSTAKSSEFGKIPSGEGTSETSSKEIVSEASTTCNDQTFCSPTKDLGLLIAISSCENVQQYGRDKELDNLKSPEMNGTTLCQNESELSSEMDHLLETEMCSTYNDNAQLEARTICNDSPFCSLTKDSGPSISNDDILSRENIEQYMEAKDLENQEMTRNTLCQNESEINSETDHLHDTEMCSTCNDNPQSEAIITCNGSSFCSPTKALGSSIPNEDILSREKIEVYLEAIELENHKSPNMNGNLVSQNENELNSEMHRLDAETCSTYADNSQSLELKSEVVGKQNVMGTKTSTNAAPFSEEWLAALEAAGEEILTMKTGAVQNSPPDKSQPEPGPWSPVKRKNNQGIGPFDCTKCTKAGLTP, encoded by the exons ATGGAGTCCGATATCTCTCTCATTGAAGTCGCCGGTGAAGACGATTCTCTACTGCAACAGATTCCACAAGACGATCTTCTAAACCTTGAACGGAAAATGGAAGGGAGTACAGCTGGAAACAGCGGCTTCTTCTTGTGTTCGCCCCTCTTAACTGGCAGATCCAACGCCACCATTGCTGGTTCTTCCACTGCTTCTTCTGCCG ATTATACcgataaagaaaatattaatgcAAACAATATAGAAGGTCCTAAGCTTAATATTATGCCGCAacagatgaagaagaagaagaaagcagGAGGATATAATTTACGTAAAAGCTTAGCATGGAACAAAGCTTTCTTCACCGAAGAAG GAGTTTTGGATTCCGTTGAGCTATCGATGATCACTGGTAGTACTAGTACATCTTGTGTTGAAGCATTGGGAGCAATCGACGAAGAAATACCGGCTGAGTCTAGTGGTGGCTGTTATAAGGATTTGTcgttaaaagataaattattcaAGGATATGTCAATTAGTACTCCAAGTGCTGGTAGAAAGAATGGCCGTTGCTTGATGCCAAAGCGTGGTTCATCAACTAAAGATAAT GTCAAATTGAAGGAGCCATCAGCCAAAGATGTCAATTGGAGCGGATCAAAACGAGGAAGCTGTCCGCGACCTGCGGCTTCATCGTC TGTCAAAAGGCCTATAATCTCAACTGCAACAAAAATTGTGAATAAAGAGGAGAGAATTCCCAGAATTCCAGTTCCAAAACGTGATCCTATTCCTACAACTATCTCTAGGGCTCCAAGGAATGCTGCTTCTATACGTGCAAGTGACGCAAAGAGTAATCCGGTTGCTCAAAGAGTTAATCAGGTTGCTCAACGAG CTGGGAGTATTCCAAAAATGACTACGTGCAAGGGTCCGTCCATCAATGCAAAAAGGGCATTAAACAAGGACGTCAATGCAAGTAAATCTTTGAAGGCTAAAAGCTCAATTGAACAACCGAGAAGAAAATTG GCTAACCCAGTATTAAAAGTGAATCCCTTGCGTTTACAATACGGATCTACTGATTCAAATGAGGGGTTAAAGGCGGTGAcaaattcattaatttcaaaacctCTTTCTTTAAATGATGACGGCACCAAGAAAGTTTCTGCTTCCATTACTCAAAACGCTGCCTCTGATGGTCGCAGCATGCTTAATCAAACCCAAATGCCAAAGCCATCTGGTCTGCGAATGCCATCACCCTCTATGGGATTTTTTGGTCAG aaaaaagtttcttcattCCAAAGCGTGCCCCCAGATACTTCAGAATTGCACAGTATATCTAAATCCAGTATTCCCAATGTGAGACTAGCTGGTCATTCAAACCCTATTTGTCAGTTGGCAACACTTGTACCTAGAAATGTTACGAAAGCAAACGATGGCGAGGCTTCTGAAGAAACTAATGTAGTTTCCTGCTTAGGCTCTGGTAGTTCACTAGAACCTGTTTCCCATGATAAAGCGAAGTCCGCCTTGAAAGTTGCTAACATTCATTCAGGGAAAATGAATGTATCTGGCGCTTCTACAATGAACGAGGTTTTGAGCATCCATGGACTGGAGAATCCTGTGCTGGAACATCTTGGTGATGTTACTAGAATACACGATGAGATTCAGGACCAATTAGATGAGTGCCAATCCCATCGTGTGCCATTTAACTTTGGTGATTCTACCAAATCACATCTTGATGAAACAAACGACTTGTGCTTGCAAGGGATGCGAAAGGCTCTTGATGATCCGTTAAGTGGGGTGCAAAATTGCTATGACCAATCTTCCGAGCAAGTTGAGCTTACAAACTCTTCTAATTTCAAGATTGAACGAACTTCTCCTGATCACGAGAGGTTAGGAATTGGAACTTCTAATTCACTAAAGAGAAGTAGAAGTTCAATAGAATTCGACCGTGGTGGATTTGGAGATGTTAGTAATGACTCCAACGGTCAGGAGAGATGTTCATTTGAACAGGATGAAGCCTTCGAAACTCATAAGGTGAGAGTATTACGGACAAGGAAAGCAGAAGCTTCTGACTTAGATCGCTGCATTTCAAATGAATGCAACAACACTATGCAGAGCACTTCTGTACTGTGTAATTCAGACTCAATGCATATTGATGATGAAATAACAACTGCTACAATGTCGAGTAGTAAAGCATCGCAAGGAAACAGTTGTTCTCTAGCGTCTCAGAACGATTATACTTCCTGTGAGAACAAGCATTTTACAAGAGAAAACAATGACGTCAGTGAATGTCAACCGGACGGTGAGAATGATTGTTCTTCGATTCCACATTCAACAGGAGATGCTTGCTTAGATAATGACCAGGTCAACAGGAATTGCAAAAGTCGTACAGATGAGATGGCAGACATCGGATCGGATATGCAGCAGAATAACACTTCCTTGGAAGTAGGAAGGAATCAGAATGATCATGGTGGCGTAGAAATTGCCTGCTATGCTGAAGCTGCTGAAACTGTACCAATAAGCCGAGATTTACGTCCAAGTGATAATGAAAATCAGCTGTATGAAGCCCATATATGCATTGAACCCGAGAATGTACAGTATgaagacaaacaaaattttcctgTTCTATCCTCAGTTATAGATTTTGATCAACTACCTGGATTTTCTGCACTTCAAAATTGTTGCATTGACCAGGTAGAAGATTCTCCAAAAAACAACCAAGGGTACTGCTCAATTGATGACTTGTTGCATAGAAGCAGTTGTGAAGAGAACaacaaagaaattataattgatagtGTCATTGATTGTTCTGAATCTTCTGATGTATACCCGCCAGAATGTCCAAGTAATTGTGACCCGATAGCATCTCCCAAGGATAATTGCAGTGCACATGAGGAGATACGTGAAACAAGGAAAGGAGACAACATTTTAGGGTCATTGGAGATCGATGCGTCATTAAGAAGTTCAAGTTGTTCAACTGCTAAATCATCTGAGTTTGGCAAAATACCAAGTGGTGAAGGTACATCTGAGACATCGAGTAAAGAAATTGTTTCCGAAGCAAGTACGACCTGCAACGATCAGACATTTTGTTCTCCAACTAAAGATTTGGGTTTGTTAATAGCCATATCGTCTTGTGAAAATGTCCAACAGTATGGAAGAGATAAAGAACTGGACAATCTCAAGTCTCCAGAGATGAATGGAACCACACTATGTCAAAACGAAAGCGAGCTTAGCAGTGAAATGGATCACCTATTGGAAACTGAAATGTGCAGTACGTACAACGACAATGCACAATTAGAAGCAAGAACAATTTGCAACGATTCACCATTTTGTTCACTGACCAAAGATTCGGGTCCATCAATATCCAATGATGACATATTGTCAAGGGAAAATATCGAACAGTATATGGAAGCAAAAGATCTCGAGAATCAAGAGATGACTAGAAACACACTATGTCAAAACGAAAGTGAGATCAACAGTGAAACAGATCATCTACATGACACTGAGATGTGCAGTACATGCAACGACAATCCACAATCAGAAGCAATAATAACTTGCAACGGTTCATCATTTTGTTCGCCAACTAAAGCTTTGGGTTCATCAATACCCAATGAAGACATACTGTCAAGggaaaaaattgaagtataTTTGGAAGCTATAGAACTGGAGAATCATAAGTCTCCAAATATGAACGGAAACTTAGTGTCTCAAAATGAGAATGAGCTCAACAGTGAAATGCATCGACTCGATGCCGAAACATGCAGTACATATGCCGACAATTCACAATCATTGGAGCT GAAGTCCGAGGTTGTCGGGAAGCAAAATGTTATGGGAACTAAAACTTCAACAAATGCTGCTCCATTTTCTGAAGAATGGTTGGCTGCACTTGAAGCTGCTGGAGAG GAAATCTTGACCATGAAAACCGGAGCTGTACAAAATTCACCTCCCGACAAGTCTCAACCTGAACCTGGCCCATGGTCTCCG GTGAAACGGAAAAATAATCAAGGGATCGGACCGTTTGATTGTACAAAATGTACCAAAGCGGGTTTAACTCCATGA
- the LOC105435834 gene encoding uncharacterized protein LOC105435834 isoform X1: MESDISLIEVAGEDDSLLQQIPQDDLLNLERKMEGSTAGNSGFFLCSPLLTGRSNATIAGSSTASSADYTDKENINANNIEGPKLNIMPQQMKKKKKAGGYNLRKSLAWNKAFFTEEGVLDSVELSMITGSTSTSCVEALGAIDEEIPAESSGGCYKDLSLKDKLFKDMSISTPSAGRKNGRCLMPKRGSSTKDNVKLKEPSAKDVNWSGSKRGSCPRPAASSSVKRPIISTATKIVNKEERIPRIPVPKRDPIPTTISRAPRNAASIRASDAKSNPVAQRVNQVAQRAGSIPKMTTCKGPSINAKRALNKDVNASKSLKAKSSIEQPRRKLANPVLKVNPLRLQYGSTDSNEGLKAVTNSLISKPLSLNDDGTKKVSASITQNAASDGRSMLNQTQMPKPSGLRMPSPSMGFFGQKKVSSFQSVPPDTSELHSISKSSIPNVRLAGHSNPICQLATLVPRNVTKANDGEASEETNVVSCLGSGSSLEPVSHDKAKSALKVANIHSGKMNVSGASTMNEVLSIHGLENPVLEHLGDVTRIHDEIQDQLDECQSHRVPFNFGDSTKSHLDETNDLCLQGMRKALDDPLSGVQNCYDQSSEQVELTNSSNFKIERTSPDHERLGIGTSNSLKRSRSSIEFDRGGFGDVSNDSNGQERCSFEQDEAFETHKVRVLRTRKAEASDLDRCISNECNNTMQSTSVLCNSDSMHIDDEITTATMSSSKASQGNSCSLASQNDYTSCENKHFTRENNDVSECQPDGENDCSSIPHSTGDACLDNDQVNRNCKSRTDEMADIGSDMQQNNTSLEVGRNQNDHGGVEIACYAEAAETVPISRDLRPSDNENQLYEAHICIEPENVQYEDKQNFPVLSSVIDFDQLPGFSALQNCCIDQVEDSPKNNQGYCSIDDLLHRSSCEENNKEIIIDSVIDCSESSDVYPPECPSNCDPIASPKDNCSAHEEIRETRKGDNILGSLEIDASLRSSSCSTAKSSEFGKIPSGEGTSETSSKEIVSEASTTCNDQTFCSPTKDLGLLIAISSCENVQQYGRDKELDNLKSPEMNGTTLCQNESELSSEMDHLLETEMCSTYNDNAQLEARTICNDSPFCSLTKDSGPSISNDDILSRENIEQYMEAKDLENQEMTRNTLCQNESEINSETDHLHDTEMCSTCNDNPQSEAIITCNGSSFCSPTKALGSSIPNEDILSREKIEVYLEAIELENHKSPNMNGNLVSQNENELNSEMHRLDAETCSTYADNSQSLELRKSEVVGKQNVMGTKTSTNAAPFSEEWLAALEAAGEEILTMKTGAVQNSPPDKSQPEPGPWSPVKRKNNQGIGPFDCTKCTKAGLTP, translated from the exons ATGGAGTCCGATATCTCTCTCATTGAAGTCGCCGGTGAAGACGATTCTCTACTGCAACAGATTCCACAAGACGATCTTCTAAACCTTGAACGGAAAATGGAAGGGAGTACAGCTGGAAACAGCGGCTTCTTCTTGTGTTCGCCCCTCTTAACTGGCAGATCCAACGCCACCATTGCTGGTTCTTCCACTGCTTCTTCTGCCG ATTATACcgataaagaaaatattaatgcAAACAATATAGAAGGTCCTAAGCTTAATATTATGCCGCAacagatgaagaagaagaagaaagcagGAGGATATAATTTACGTAAAAGCTTAGCATGGAACAAAGCTTTCTTCACCGAAGAAG GAGTTTTGGATTCCGTTGAGCTATCGATGATCACTGGTAGTACTAGTACATCTTGTGTTGAAGCATTGGGAGCAATCGACGAAGAAATACCGGCTGAGTCTAGTGGTGGCTGTTATAAGGATTTGTcgttaaaagataaattattcaAGGATATGTCAATTAGTACTCCAAGTGCTGGTAGAAAGAATGGCCGTTGCTTGATGCCAAAGCGTGGTTCATCAACTAAAGATAAT GTCAAATTGAAGGAGCCATCAGCCAAAGATGTCAATTGGAGCGGATCAAAACGAGGAAGCTGTCCGCGACCTGCGGCTTCATCGTC TGTCAAAAGGCCTATAATCTCAACTGCAACAAAAATTGTGAATAAAGAGGAGAGAATTCCCAGAATTCCAGTTCCAAAACGTGATCCTATTCCTACAACTATCTCTAGGGCTCCAAGGAATGCTGCTTCTATACGTGCAAGTGACGCAAAGAGTAATCCGGTTGCTCAAAGAGTTAATCAGGTTGCTCAACGAG CTGGGAGTATTCCAAAAATGACTACGTGCAAGGGTCCGTCCATCAATGCAAAAAGGGCATTAAACAAGGACGTCAATGCAAGTAAATCTTTGAAGGCTAAAAGCTCAATTGAACAACCGAGAAGAAAATTG GCTAACCCAGTATTAAAAGTGAATCCCTTGCGTTTACAATACGGATCTACTGATTCAAATGAGGGGTTAAAGGCGGTGAcaaattcattaatttcaaaacctCTTTCTTTAAATGATGACGGCACCAAGAAAGTTTCTGCTTCCATTACTCAAAACGCTGCCTCTGATGGTCGCAGCATGCTTAATCAAACCCAAATGCCAAAGCCATCTGGTCTGCGAATGCCATCACCCTCTATGGGATTTTTTGGTCAG aaaaaagtttcttcattCCAAAGCGTGCCCCCAGATACTTCAGAATTGCACAGTATATCTAAATCCAGTATTCCCAATGTGAGACTAGCTGGTCATTCAAACCCTATTTGTCAGTTGGCAACACTTGTACCTAGAAATGTTACGAAAGCAAACGATGGCGAGGCTTCTGAAGAAACTAATGTAGTTTCCTGCTTAGGCTCTGGTAGTTCACTAGAACCTGTTTCCCATGATAAAGCGAAGTCCGCCTTGAAAGTTGCTAACATTCATTCAGGGAAAATGAATGTATCTGGCGCTTCTACAATGAACGAGGTTTTGAGCATCCATGGACTGGAGAATCCTGTGCTGGAACATCTTGGTGATGTTACTAGAATACACGATGAGATTCAGGACCAATTAGATGAGTGCCAATCCCATCGTGTGCCATTTAACTTTGGTGATTCTACCAAATCACATCTTGATGAAACAAACGACTTGTGCTTGCAAGGGATGCGAAAGGCTCTTGATGATCCGTTAAGTGGGGTGCAAAATTGCTATGACCAATCTTCCGAGCAAGTTGAGCTTACAAACTCTTCTAATTTCAAGATTGAACGAACTTCTCCTGATCACGAGAGGTTAGGAATTGGAACTTCTAATTCACTAAAGAGAAGTAGAAGTTCAATAGAATTCGACCGTGGTGGATTTGGAGATGTTAGTAATGACTCCAACGGTCAGGAGAGATGTTCATTTGAACAGGATGAAGCCTTCGAAACTCATAAGGTGAGAGTATTACGGACAAGGAAAGCAGAAGCTTCTGACTTAGATCGCTGCATTTCAAATGAATGCAACAACACTATGCAGAGCACTTCTGTACTGTGTAATTCAGACTCAATGCATATTGATGATGAAATAACAACTGCTACAATGTCGAGTAGTAAAGCATCGCAAGGAAACAGTTGTTCTCTAGCGTCTCAGAACGATTATACTTCCTGTGAGAACAAGCATTTTACAAGAGAAAACAATGACGTCAGTGAATGTCAACCGGACGGTGAGAATGATTGTTCTTCGATTCCACATTCAACAGGAGATGCTTGCTTAGATAATGACCAGGTCAACAGGAATTGCAAAAGTCGTACAGATGAGATGGCAGACATCGGATCGGATATGCAGCAGAATAACACTTCCTTGGAAGTAGGAAGGAATCAGAATGATCATGGTGGCGTAGAAATTGCCTGCTATGCTGAAGCTGCTGAAACTGTACCAATAAGCCGAGATTTACGTCCAAGTGATAATGAAAATCAGCTGTATGAAGCCCATATATGCATTGAACCCGAGAATGTACAGTATgaagacaaacaaaattttcctgTTCTATCCTCAGTTATAGATTTTGATCAACTACCTGGATTTTCTGCACTTCAAAATTGTTGCATTGACCAGGTAGAAGATTCTCCAAAAAACAACCAAGGGTACTGCTCAATTGATGACTTGTTGCATAGAAGCAGTTGTGAAGAGAACaacaaagaaattataattgatagtGTCATTGATTGTTCTGAATCTTCTGATGTATACCCGCCAGAATGTCCAAGTAATTGTGACCCGATAGCATCTCCCAAGGATAATTGCAGTGCACATGAGGAGATACGTGAAACAAGGAAAGGAGACAACATTTTAGGGTCATTGGAGATCGATGCGTCATTAAGAAGTTCAAGTTGTTCAACTGCTAAATCATCTGAGTTTGGCAAAATACCAAGTGGTGAAGGTACATCTGAGACATCGAGTAAAGAAATTGTTTCCGAAGCAAGTACGACCTGCAACGATCAGACATTTTGTTCTCCAACTAAAGATTTGGGTTTGTTAATAGCCATATCGTCTTGTGAAAATGTCCAACAGTATGGAAGAGATAAAGAACTGGACAATCTCAAGTCTCCAGAGATGAATGGAACCACACTATGTCAAAACGAAAGCGAGCTTAGCAGTGAAATGGATCACCTATTGGAAACTGAAATGTGCAGTACGTACAACGACAATGCACAATTAGAAGCAAGAACAATTTGCAACGATTCACCATTTTGTTCACTGACCAAAGATTCGGGTCCATCAATATCCAATGATGACATATTGTCAAGGGAAAATATCGAACAGTATATGGAAGCAAAAGATCTCGAGAATCAAGAGATGACTAGAAACACACTATGTCAAAACGAAAGTGAGATCAACAGTGAAACAGATCATCTACATGACACTGAGATGTGCAGTACATGCAACGACAATCCACAATCAGAAGCAATAATAACTTGCAACGGTTCATCATTTTGTTCGCCAACTAAAGCTTTGGGTTCATCAATACCCAATGAAGACATACTGTCAAGggaaaaaattgaagtataTTTGGAAGCTATAGAACTGGAGAATCATAAGTCTCCAAATATGAACGGAAACTTAGTGTCTCAAAATGAGAATGAGCTCAACAGTGAAATGCATCGACTCGATGCCGAAACATGCAGTACATATGCCGACAATTCACAATCATTGGAGCT TAGGAAGTCCGAGGTTGTCGGGAAGCAAAATGTTATGGGAACTAAAACTTCAACAAATGCTGCTCCATTTTCTGAAGAATGGTTGGCTGCACTTGAAGCTGCTGGAGAG GAAATCTTGACCATGAAAACCGGAGCTGTACAAAATTCACCTCCCGACAAGTCTCAACCTGAACCTGGCCCATGGTCTCCG GTGAAACGGAAAAATAATCAAGGGATCGGACCGTTTGATTGTACAAAATGTACCAAAGCGGGTTTAACTCCATGA